A single window of Pirellulaceae bacterium DNA harbors:
- the sufD gene encoding Fe-S cluster assembly protein SufD, with protein MPPTTMTATGFSQEAFDAFLQSRNEPGWLSDLRRQAWQTFCDKDLPSRTEEEWTRTDIRLFKLAKYGIPMEESTSAAATSLLDQGVDLGGSTSTVNGVPITGSQRSELAEQGVIFGNLTDLIQEHGDLIRKHLFQRAVDPHQDKFSALHAACWTSGTFLYVPRGVVVKQPFHSLSSINGQGVDLGHTLVVVEDNAEVTFLNEMRCNQESDSGLHCGATELIIGSNASLRFVNLQDWSQNVWHFAHQSATVGRDASLQWTVGALGSRLAKVNQTVALTGLGAACQVNGVMFTEGKQHLSYHTMQHHVAPHCRSDFLYKAALQDTSRTVWRGMIKVDEKAQKTDGYQRNDNLLLSGRARADAIPGLEIEADDVRCTHGATTGRVDEELIFYAQSRGYTRREAVRLIVTGFFQQVFDRITIDSVRDALGHAIARRVRDYE; from the coding sequence ATGCCCCCAACAACAATGACGGCGACCGGATTTTCCCAAGAAGCTTTCGATGCATTTCTGCAATCGAGAAATGAACCCGGTTGGCTTTCAGACTTGCGTCGCCAAGCTTGGCAAACGTTTTGCGACAAAGATCTTCCATCGCGAACCGAAGAAGAATGGACGCGGACGGATATCCGTCTGTTTAAACTCGCCAAATACGGCATCCCGATGGAGGAATCGACGTCCGCTGCCGCCACATCGCTGCTCGATCAAGGTGTGGATCTTGGTGGCTCGACTTCCACCGTCAATGGCGTTCCAATCACTGGGTCGCAACGCTCAGAGTTGGCGGAGCAGGGGGTGATTTTTGGCAATTTGACCGATCTAATTCAAGAACACGGTGACCTGATTCGGAAGCATCTGTTTCAGCGAGCCGTTGATCCCCACCAAGACAAATTCTCAGCACTTCACGCGGCGTGCTGGACGAGTGGTACATTCCTTTACGTTCCTCGCGGAGTGGTTGTCAAACAGCCCTTCCACTCGCTCTCCTCGATCAACGGTCAAGGAGTGGACCTTGGACACACCTTGGTTGTCGTCGAGGACAATGCGGAAGTGACCTTCTTAAACGAGATGCGGTGCAACCAGGAAAGCGATTCTGGTCTACATTGCGGCGCTACGGAATTGATTATTGGTTCCAATGCGAGCCTCCGTTTTGTCAATCTACAGGACTGGTCCCAAAACGTTTGGCACTTTGCCCACCAAAGCGCAACGGTTGGTCGAGATGCATCCTTACAATGGACCGTCGGCGCTCTTGGTAGTCGGCTGGCGAAGGTAAATCAAACGGTAGCACTGACGGGTCTGGGAGCCGCATGCCAGGTCAACGGTGTGATGTTTACCGAAGGTAAGCAGCACCTGTCCTATCACACCATGCAACACCACGTCGCGCCACACTGCCGTAGTGATTTCCTCTATAAGGCAGCTTTGCAGGATACCTCTCGTACGGTTTGGCGGGGAATGATCAAGGTCGACGAAAAAGCCCAGAAAACAGATGGCTACCAACGAAACGATAACTTGCTGCTCTCCGGGCGAGCCCGTGCTGATGCAATTCCCGGACTCGAAATCGAGGCGGACGATGTACGCTGCACCCACGGAGCAACCACCGGACGTGTGGACGAAGAATTAATCTTTTATGCTCAATCACGCGGTTACACGCGACGCGAAGCGGTCCGCCTAATCGTTACTGGCTTCTTCCAGCAAGTATTCGATCGCATCACGATCGACAGCGTGAGAGATGCCCTTGGACACGCCATCGCACGTCGCGTGCGAGACTACGAATAA
- a CDS encoding iron-sulfur cluster assembly protein yields MMSEFVKVADIGELSDPGKQLVEADDQLLVLFHVDGQYYCLDDVCTHDGGPLGEGELNGKSIACPRHGAKFNICTGKAETMPATEDTRSHQVQVRDDGIYVKVNDGSPSEASSEVVEPNPAKTNTSTHSAAAMPSQPAKTEPTAGGEPPAPASEEALDATPVTNPSTAAEFKTLSEEVVFEQLKKVIDPELFVNIVDLGLIYTVELKENSEGQKDVTIEMTMTSPACPAGPQLIANSRQVVGQLNGVAEVEVKIVMDPPWTPDKMTDDAKDQLGIF; encoded by the coding sequence ATGATGAGCGAATTCGTAAAAGTTGCCGACATCGGCGAACTCTCTGATCCTGGCAAACAACTTGTCGAGGCAGATGATCAACTGTTGGTCCTCTTCCATGTGGATGGGCAGTACTACTGCCTCGATGACGTCTGCACCCACGATGGTGGTCCCCTCGGGGAAGGCGAACTTAACGGCAAGTCAATCGCCTGTCCCAGACACGGTGCCAAATTTAATATCTGCACGGGCAAAGCCGAAACAATGCCAGCCACTGAGGACACACGCTCCCACCAAGTACAGGTCAGAGACGATGGGATCTACGTGAAAGTCAATGACGGATCACCGTCAGAAGCCTCGAGCGAAGTAGTTGAACCGAACCCAGCCAAAACGAATACCAGTACCCACTCGGCAGCAGCCATGCCAAGCCAACCAGCAAAGACCGAACCGACGGCCGGGGGAGAGCCGCCCGCACCGGCAAGCGAGGAGGCTCTGGATGCGACGCCCGTAACCAATCCTTCCACGGCTGCAGAATTCAAAACGCTCAGTGAAGAAGTGGTGTTCGAACAACTCAAAAAAGTGATCGATCCCGAACTTTTCGTAAACATTGTCGACCTGGGACTGATCTATACCGTCGAGCTGAAGGAAAATAGCGAAGGCCAAAAAGATGTCACGATCGAAATGACCATGACGAGCCCCGCTTGTCCCGCAGGACCTCAGCTCATCGCTAACAGCCGTCAGGTGGTTGGTCAACTTAACGGGGTTGCCGAAGTCGAAGTCAAGATCGTCATGGATCCTCCTTGGACACCCGACAAAATGACCGACGATGCGAAAGATCAACTCGGGATCTTCTAG
- the sufB gene encoding Fe-S cluster assembly protein SufB, producing the protein MATDITSKSSGNIGEINKYDFRTDSKAVFKARKGVDAEIVQQISDMKDEPQWMRDFRLKSFEIFESKPTPEWGGSIDIDFQDIYYYLKPTDHQGRSWDDVPQEIKDTFDKLGIPEAEKKFLAGVKAQFESEVVYGSLKEELSEKGVIFTDTDTAVKEHPELLREYFGKIIPPSDNKFAALNSAVWSGGSFIYIPKGVSIDYPLQAYFRINAENMGQFERTLIIVDEGAQIHYVEGCTAPMYSTESLHSAVVEIVVKKNARCRYTTIQNWANNIYNLVTKRAVAYQDATMEWIDGNLGSRLTMKYPAVYMMEPGARGEILSIAFSSAGQHQDAGAKLVHCAPNTTGQIISKSISKNGGRSSYRGLVKVEKGAHNSKSNVVCDALILDPESRSDTYPYIEIAEQDVSIGHEASVSRIGEEQLFYLMSRGLSEAEASTMIVNGFIEPLVKELPMEYAVEMNRLIQLQMEGSVG; encoded by the coding sequence ATGGCAACGGATATCACCTCAAAATCGTCTGGGAATATCGGTGAGATTAACAAATATGATTTCCGGACCGATTCCAAAGCCGTCTTCAAGGCAAGGAAAGGAGTCGACGCCGAAATCGTCCAGCAAATCTCCGATATGAAGGACGAGCCGCAGTGGATGCGAGACTTCCGCTTGAAGAGTTTTGAAATCTTCGAATCGAAGCCGACACCCGAGTGGGGTGGCAGTATCGACATCGATTTCCAGGATATCTACTACTACCTCAAACCCACCGACCACCAAGGGCGGAGCTGGGATGATGTGCCCCAGGAAATCAAGGACACGTTTGACAAGTTGGGGATTCCCGAGGCAGAGAAGAAGTTCCTTGCGGGTGTCAAAGCTCAATTCGAAAGCGAAGTCGTCTACGGTTCTCTCAAGGAAGAGCTGTCGGAAAAAGGGGTGATTTTCACCGACACGGACACCGCCGTCAAAGAACACCCGGAATTGCTGCGGGAGTATTTCGGAAAGATCATCCCTCCGTCGGATAATAAATTCGCCGCATTAAACAGTGCAGTTTGGTCGGGTGGGTCATTCATCTACATCCCGAAGGGCGTTTCCATCGACTATCCGCTGCAAGCCTATTTCCGAATTAACGCCGAAAATATGGGCCAATTCGAGCGAACACTCATCATTGTCGACGAGGGGGCTCAGATCCATTACGTCGAGGGCTGCACAGCACCCATGTACAGCACCGAAAGTCTTCACTCGGCCGTGGTTGAGATCGTGGTCAAGAAGAATGCTCGTTGCCGCTACACGACAATTCAAAATTGGGCGAACAACATCTACAACCTCGTCACGAAGCGCGCCGTTGCCTACCAGGACGCAACCATGGAATGGATTGACGGAAATCTCGGCAGCCGTCTGACCATGAAGTACCCGGCTGTTTACATGATGGAACCAGGAGCCCGCGGCGAGATCCTGTCGATTGCGTTCTCCTCGGCAGGCCAACATCAAGACGCGGGTGCGAAATTGGTCCACTGTGCACCCAACACCACCGGACAAATCATCTCCAAATCGATCTCAAAAAATGGTGGCCGAAGCAGCTACCGAGGTTTGGTAAAAGTTGAGAAGGGAGCTCACAACTCCAAATCAAACGTCGTCTGTGATGCTCTGATTCTCGATCCGGAAAGTCGCAGCGACACCTATCCCTACATTGAAATTGCCGAACAAGATGTCTCGATCGGTCACGAAGCAAGCGTTTCTCGTATCGGCGAAGAACAGCTCTTTTATCTAATGAGTCGCGGGTTGAGCGAGGCCGAAGCCAGCACGATGATTGTTAATGGTTTCATCGAACCGCTCGTAAAAGAACTGCCGATGGAATACGCGGTGGAAATGAATCGTTTGATTCAACTGCAAATGGAGGGATCGGTTGGCTGA
- a CDS encoding NADH-quinone oxidoreductase subunit B codes for MTRPWIEGRFEENVVTTTVEQAINWARQSSIWPMTFGLACCAIEMMAAGASRYDLDRFGAGAFRATPRQADLMIVAGTVTYKMASRVQRLYNLMPDPKYVIAMGACTVGGGPYFKWGYHVVKGVDLVVPVDVYVPGCPPRPEALLEGLMRIQDKINGHRIAKQTSVEVKGFLEAGDKMEDELPIPHHSGYVKAPADKDPLLDHQKITG; via the coding sequence ATGACGCGACCTTGGATTGAAGGACGCTTTGAAGAGAACGTGGTGACGACCACCGTTGAGCAAGCGATAAATTGGGCACGACAATCGAGCATTTGGCCCATGACCTTCGGACTTGCTTGCTGTGCGATTGAGATGATGGCCGCTGGAGCCAGCCGATATGACCTCGATCGGTTTGGCGCAGGAGCATTCCGCGCCACCCCAAGACAGGCTGACCTGATGATTGTAGCGGGAACGGTCACCTACAAAATGGCCAGCCGGGTCCAACGACTCTACAACCTCATGCCCGATCCCAAATACGTGATCGCGATGGGTGCGTGCACGGTCGGCGGCGGCCCCTACTTTAAGTGGGGTTACCATGTGGTGAAGGGGGTCGACTTAGTCGTACCCGTCGATGTTTATGTCCCCGGTTGCCCACCGCGACCGGAAGCGTTGCTTGAGGGCCTGATGCGAATTCAGGATAAAATCAATGGTCACCGAATTGCCAAGCAAACATCGGTAGAAGTCAAGGGCTTCCTCGAAGCCGGAGACAAGATGGAAGATGAGTTACCCATCCCTCATCATTCGGGATACGTGAAAGCTCCGGCCGACAAAGATCCGTTGTTGGATCACCAAAAAATTACCGGTTAG
- the sufC gene encoding Fe-S cluster assembly ATPase SufC — protein sequence MTDTLKVENLHVSVEGKEILKGVDLQINRGETHALMGPNGSGKSTLGLALMGHPNYEVTSGSIHLNDLNLLEMEADQRARAGLFMAFQRPIAIPGVKMADFLRHATTNVRNPDRQEGEDLIPMREFRKEIRDRMEQLKIDSEFARRYVNDGFSGGEMKRAEILQLAMLQPKFAVLDETDSGLDADAVLLASQSIAEIGRKQIGLLIITHHDKLLEHNRPDFTHVMLGGRIVETGGVELAAELYSKGYDRIRKKYPEADAANQAMLSEEAEATA from the coding sequence ATGACAGATACGCTTAAAGTCGAAAATCTCCATGTGAGCGTCGAAGGAAAAGAAATCCTTAAAGGCGTGGACCTGCAAATCAACCGGGGCGAGACCCACGCACTGATGGGCCCGAACGGGTCCGGCAAAAGCACGCTGGGCCTCGCTTTGATGGGTCACCCCAACTACGAGGTGACGTCAGGATCAATCCATCTGAACGATTTAAATCTACTGGAAATGGAAGCTGACCAGAGAGCACGAGCTGGCTTATTCATGGCTTTCCAACGGCCAATCGCCATCCCCGGCGTGAAGATGGCTGACTTCCTGCGTCATGCAACGACCAACGTGCGAAACCCGGACAGGCAAGAGGGTGAAGATTTAATCCCGATGCGTGAGTTCCGCAAGGAAATCCGTGACCGCATGGAGCAACTCAAGATTGATTCTGAGTTCGCTCGTCGGTACGTCAATGATGGTTTCTCAGGCGGCGAGATGAAACGAGCTGAGATTCTGCAACTCGCGATGCTGCAGCCGAAGTTCGCGGTGCTTGACGAGACAGACAGTGGGCTGGACGCAGACGCGGTTCTTCTCGCGAGTCAAAGCATCGCAGAGATTGGTCGCAAACAGATCGGACTGTTGATCATCACACACCATGACAAACTACTAGAACACAACCGTCCCGACTTCACCCACGTAATGCTGGGCGGACGAATTGTCGAGACAGGCGGCGTGGAATTAGCAGCTGAGCTGTACTCGAAGGGTTACGACCGAATCCGCAAGAAGTACCCCGAGGCTGATGCCGCCAATCAGGCCATGTTGTCGGAAGAGGCAGAAGCCACCGCCTGA
- a CDS encoding ArsR family transcriptional regulator has translation MSELVPSDVTILDLLRKREWMTVTDFRSALGVTSTAVRQRLTRLLAQGFLQRELIETNGRGRPSHRYCLTPEGRRQTGANFGDLAVALWQELRAIEDVEVRRGLLQRLSSRLAESYSDQIQGETVQERMEALAALFQQRQIPFEVQQDECQLPILTTFACPYPELAEQDATICAVERLMFSELLGQKMNLDRCRLNGDTCCSFRGSDGRTKEELKSNQRQQLPSSDPSQ, from the coding sequence ATGAGCGAGTTAGTTCCGAGCGACGTCACAATCCTCGATTTACTGCGAAAACGTGAATGGATGACGGTCACTGATTTCCGGTCAGCGCTAGGTGTGACCTCGACCGCAGTCCGGCAGCGACTCACCCGACTCCTTGCGCAGGGTTTTCTGCAACGTGAATTGATTGAAACCAACGGTCGTGGGCGACCGAGCCACCGCTACTGTTTGACTCCCGAGGGTCGCCGCCAAACGGGAGCCAATTTCGGTGATTTGGCCGTGGCCCTTTGGCAAGAATTACGTGCGATCGAAGACGTGGAGGTCAGACGCGGACTGCTGCAACGACTCTCCAGTCGGCTCGCCGAGTCCTACTCCGACCAAATCCAAGGCGAGACCGTTCAGGAACGAATGGAGGCCTTGGCCGCACTTTTTCAGCAGCGTCAAATTCCGTTTGAAGTCCAACAGGACGAATGCCAATTACCGATCTTGACGACCTTTGCCTGTCCCTACCCGGAACTCGCGGAGCAAGACGCGACCATTTGCGCCGTGGAGCGGTTGATGTTCTCGGAATTGCTAGGACAAAAAATGAATTTGGACCGTTGTCGACTGAATGGCGACACTTGCTGCAGTTTCCGCGGTTCAGACGGCCGGACGAAAGAAGAATTGAAGTCAAACCAGCGGCAGCAGCTACCGAGCTCCGACCCTAGCCAATAA
- the dusB gene encoding tRNA dihydrouridine synthase DusB, protein MINPSVKPADLREPSVGPQAIEIGSVRVDPPVLQAPMAGFTNYAFRQIVRDYGGAGLQATEMVNAKGFVWMDETRCEHPDRLWGVKQEARPLAVQIWDNDPTTMARVGARLAHEYEVSVVDINFGCPVRQVTEKAHSGSYLLRDPDRMGTIIERVVKACHPVPVTAKIRLGCTRDSVNAIEIAQVVESAGASALTVHGRTAADFFRGSADWDLISEIKPHLRRIPLIGNGDLDSPAKVLTAFERYAVDGVMIARACLGRPWLFQQVCAALKGQPIPPDPTLDQQRECMVRHYQLVVERFGVEKGTMLMRKFACCYAQGLFGARQFRTQVGKVSTPDEFYQVVKEYFPRERPNGKS, encoded by the coding sequence ATGATCAATCCTTCCGTAAAACCAGCCGATCTCCGAGAGCCAAGCGTGGGCCCTCAAGCGATTGAGATTGGTTCAGTTCGTGTCGACCCACCCGTGTTGCAAGCGCCAATGGCTGGCTTCACCAACTATGCCTTTCGGCAAATCGTGCGGGACTACGGAGGCGCCGGACTTCAAGCAACGGAAATGGTCAACGCCAAAGGATTCGTCTGGATGGACGAGACGCGATGTGAACACCCCGATCGGCTCTGGGGTGTGAAGCAAGAAGCCCGTCCATTGGCAGTTCAAATCTGGGATAACGATCCGACCACGATGGCACGGGTCGGAGCGAGACTCGCCCACGAATACGAAGTCAGCGTCGTTGACATTAATTTTGGATGTCCGGTGCGGCAGGTGACTGAAAAGGCCCACAGCGGTTCTTATTTATTGCGTGACCCAGACCGGATGGGAACGATCATCGAGCGCGTGGTGAAGGCCTGCCATCCCGTGCCGGTCACCGCCAAGATTCGGCTCGGTTGTACGCGGGATTCCGTCAACGCCATCGAGATTGCGCAAGTCGTCGAGTCTGCAGGAGCCTCGGCACTAACGGTTCACGGACGAACTGCGGCAGATTTTTTTCGCGGCTCCGCCGACTGGGATTTAATCTCCGAAATCAAGCCTCATCTGCGACGAATTCCGCTGATCGGGAATGGTGATCTCGATTCACCCGCAAAAGTACTGACCGCCTTTGAACGTTACGCAGTGGACGGCGTCATGATCGCCCGCGCTTGTCTCGGCCGTCCTTGGCTTTTCCAACAAGTCTGCGCCGCCCTCAAGGGTCAGCCGATTCCCCCTGACCCCACCCTCGATCAACAACGAGAATGCATGGTTCGGCACTACCAACTAGTTGTCGAGCGATTCGGTGTAGAAAAGGGAACGATGTTGATGCGTAAATTTGCCTGCTGCTACGCCCAAGGCTTGTTCGGCGCCCGCCAATTCCGGACCCAAGTTGGTAAGGTTTCAACCCCGGATGAGTTTTACCAGGTCGTGAAGGAATACTTTCCGCGTGAGCGCCCCAACGGTAAATCCTGA
- a CDS encoding alanine/glycine:cation symporter family protein has product MLRLVDEKFLAFCLIVILSAIWMVSVCHGQAAVVAPPKAVVAPPKAIESIEPASEPSLMERVDAGFAKAVDAIASVLFRRLFATDREYVQMDHAEDYVRDVGSHGDFEKYDPNGEYPEAKLTPQQVDGLGARGMLVLGNEANEIRRGKIGDRQVEYVVVELDQANKYVLVKNAEHPQGEFQQISRKRELLKPDKVLTWDQVDALAAKGWLKTDPQHSVAGKPYLLKEKFGGAPIVVLWLAAGSVFFTFYMGWFNFWGFRHAVEIVRGRYDNPNEPGEVTHLQALASALSATVGLGNIAGVTIAMTLGGPGAFFWMVACGVFGMTSKFVECTLGQKYRTVKPDGTILGGPMQYLHVGLKELGLGPLGLVLSVVFSVMCIMASFGGGNMFQANQSGAQLVSTIQSGQIQQLSDLNEKIRTAAAEDSFDELASLEEQRAALVSEMSGFKRKFLVIFGIVLAVAVGFVIIGGIKRIGAAAEKVVPTMCLVYIGACLWIIMMHITDVPALVVSIFSQAFTGQAFGGGIVGVMVLGIQRAAFSNEAGVGSAAIAHSAAKTDEPVREGAVALLGPFIDTVVVCSMTALVILITNAWDYDPWVVDQGLQGAALTSVAFEREISWFPYVLAVAVVLFAFSTIISWSYYGERCWERLFGARSTVVYRCIYVTCVFIGAIVNLGAVLDFSDMMILSMAFPNVLGVVLLSPKVKRDLADYWRRYKAGEFKTYK; this is encoded by the coding sequence ATGTTAAGGCTTGTTGACGAAAAATTTTTGGCGTTTTGTCTGATCGTCATCCTATCTGCCATTTGGATGGTGTCTGTGTGCCATGGCCAAGCGGCCGTGGTGGCTCCACCGAAAGCCGTGGTGGCTCCACCGAAAGCCATTGAATCGATCGAGCCGGCATCTGAGCCGAGTTTGATGGAACGCGTTGACGCCGGATTTGCCAAGGCGGTGGACGCGATTGCCTCCGTCTTATTTCGCCGATTGTTTGCGACCGATCGCGAGTACGTCCAAATGGACCACGCGGAGGACTATGTTCGCGACGTTGGCAGTCATGGAGATTTTGAGAAATACGATCCCAACGGTGAGTATCCCGAAGCGAAACTGACGCCTCAACAAGTGGATGGTTTGGGTGCCCGAGGCATGCTTGTATTGGGGAACGAAGCGAATGAGATTCGACGCGGAAAGATTGGTGATCGCCAAGTCGAGTACGTGGTTGTCGAGCTCGACCAAGCGAACAAATATGTTTTGGTCAAGAATGCGGAACATCCCCAGGGGGAATTTCAGCAGATCTCGAGAAAACGAGAGTTGTTGAAACCCGATAAAGTTTTGACTTGGGACCAGGTTGATGCACTGGCGGCCAAAGGCTGGTTGAAGACAGACCCTCAGCATTCGGTGGCTGGTAAGCCCTATCTGCTGAAGGAGAAGTTTGGTGGTGCTCCGATCGTCGTACTCTGGTTGGCTGCGGGGTCGGTATTTTTCACGTTCTACATGGGCTGGTTCAATTTTTGGGGATTTCGGCACGCGGTTGAGATTGTTCGAGGGCGATACGACAATCCGAATGAACCGGGTGAAGTGACTCATTTGCAAGCGCTTGCATCGGCTCTATCTGCCACCGTCGGCCTGGGCAACATCGCAGGTGTGACGATTGCCATGACCTTAGGGGGGCCGGGCGCTTTCTTCTGGATGGTTGCTTGCGGTGTCTTCGGGATGACAAGTAAGTTTGTGGAATGTACGCTCGGCCAAAAATATCGCACGGTGAAACCAGACGGCACGATTTTGGGCGGCCCGATGCAGTACCTGCATGTGGGGCTCAAGGAGCTGGGGTTGGGGCCGTTGGGATTGGTTTTGTCCGTCGTCTTTTCGGTGATGTGTATTATGGCCAGTTTTGGTGGCGGAAACATGTTCCAGGCCAATCAGTCGGGTGCCCAACTGGTTAGCACGATTCAAAGTGGTCAGATTCAACAATTGTCCGATCTCAATGAGAAAATTCGGACTGCTGCTGCCGAGGATAGTTTTGACGAACTGGCTTCATTGGAGGAGCAGCGGGCGGCGTTGGTATCAGAAATGTCCGGGTTCAAGCGAAAATTTCTGGTCATCTTCGGGATTGTGCTCGCTGTGGCTGTTGGATTTGTCATTATCGGAGGGATCAAGCGAATTGGTGCGGCAGCGGAAAAGGTCGTACCGACCATGTGTCTGGTCTACATTGGCGCTTGTCTGTGGATCATCATGATGCACATCACCGATGTTCCTGCGCTGGTTGTCAGCATTTTCAGTCAGGCATTTACCGGTCAGGCGTTTGGCGGTGGGATCGTTGGCGTGATGGTTTTGGGGATTCAGCGTGCCGCGTTCAGCAACGAAGCGGGCGTTGGTAGTGCTGCAATTGCTCACAGTGCGGCGAAAACGGATGAGCCGGTTCGGGAGGGTGCGGTCGCCTTGTTGGGGCCATTCATCGACACGGTTGTGGTTTGTTCGATGACCGCGTTGGTGATTTTGATCACCAACGCCTGGGACTACGACCCTTGGGTCGTCGATCAAGGGTTGCAAGGAGCAGCCCTGACGTCGGTTGCTTTTGAGCGTGAGATCTCATGGTTTCCCTATGTGCTTGCGGTCGCTGTTGTGCTGTTTGCCTTTTCGACAATCATTTCATGGAGCTATTACGGCGAGCGATGTTGGGAACGCTTATTCGGCGCGCGGAGTACGGTCGTTTACCGTTGTATTTACGTGACGTGCGTCTTTATTGGTGCAATTGTCAATTTGGGGGCAGTGCTTGATTTCTCCGACATGATGATTCTCTCGATGGCCTTTCCAAATGTGCTCGGCGTGGTGCTGTTATCTCCCAAAGTCAAACGGGATTTAGCTGATTATTGGCGTCGTTATAAGGCGGGAGAATTCAAGACTTACAAATAA